A region of Saimiri boliviensis isolate mSaiBol1 chromosome 10, mSaiBol1.pri, whole genome shotgun sequence DNA encodes the following proteins:
- the MPLKIP gene encoding M-phase-specific PLK1-interacting protein isoform X1 has protein sequence MQRQNFRPPTPPYPGPGGGGWGSGSSFRGTPGGGGPRPPSPRDGYGSPHHTPPYGPRSRPYGSSHSPRHGGSFAGGRFGSPSPGGYPGSYSRSPAGSQQQFGYSPGQQQTHPQGSPRTSTPFGSGRVREKRMSNELENYFKPSMLEDPWAGLEPVSVVDISQQYSNTQTFTGKKGRYFC, from the exons ATGCAGCGACAGAATTTTCGGCCCCCGACTCCTCCTTACCCTGGTCCGGGTGGAGGAGGTTGGGGTAGCGGAAGCAGCTTCCGGGGTACCCCGGGCGGGGGCGGACCACGGCCGCCCTCCCCTCGAGACGGGTACGGGAGTCCGCACCACACGCCGCCGTACGGGCCCCGGTCTAGGCCCTACGGGAGCAGCCACTCTCCGCGACACGGCGGCAGCTTCGCGGGGGGCCGGTTCGGGTCTCCGTCCCCTGGCGGCTACCCTGGCTCCTACTCCAGGTCCCCCGCGGGGTCCCAGCAGCAATTCGGCTACTCCCCAGGGCAACAGCAGACCCACCCCCAG ggtTCTCCAAGGACATCTACACCATTTGGATCAGGGCgtgttagagaaaaaagaatgtctAATGAGTTGGAAAATTATTTCAAGCCTTCAATGCTTGAAGACCCTTGGGCTGGCCTAGAACCAGTATCTGTAGTGGATATAAGCCAACAATACAGCAATACTCAAACATTCACAGGCAAAAAAGGAAGATACTTTTGTTAA